The following is a genomic window from Oceanispirochaeta sp. M1.
CTGTAACCGCGTTACAGATTATAAAAAAGGAGATTTGAGAAGCAAATGAATTATAAAATTGATGTCCTGATTGATGAGAAAACACTGGCGAACAAGGTCAAAGAACTGGGTAAAGCCATCGAAAAAGACTACAGCAGTGAAGAAGAAGTTATCCTGGTGGGGCTGCTGAGAGGATCAACAGTATTTCTGGCAGACCTTGCCAGGCAGATTGATCTGGATGCTCGGATTGACTTCATGGTTGTCTCCAGCTATGGAAATTCAATGAACTCGTCCAGAGATGTTCAGATAAAAAAAGACCTGGAAGAAGATATTCGAGGGCGTCATGTCATTATTGTTGAAGATATTATCGATACGGGTTATACCCTGGAACGTGTAAAGGAATTCCTGGAACTGAGAGAGCCGGCTTCCCTTAAAATCTGTACCCTTCTGGATAAACCAGACCGACGGGAAGTAGAGGTGTATGTTGATTACGTAGGGTTTACCATCCCCGATGTTTTTGTAATCGGCTATGGAATTGACTATGCACAGAAACATAGAAATCTGCCCTATGTAGGTAAGGTTATTCCTCAGGACTGAGCTTTACAGGACTCCAGGGCAAT
Proteins encoded in this region:
- the hpt gene encoding hypoxanthine phosphoribosyltransferase: MNYKIDVLIDEKTLANKVKELGKAIEKDYSSEEEVILVGLLRGSTVFLADLARQIDLDARIDFMVVSSYGNSMNSSRDVQIKKDLEEDIRGRHVIIVEDIIDTGYTLERVKEFLELREPASLKICTLLDKPDRREVEVYVDYVGFTIPDVFVIGYGIDYAQKHRNLPYVGKVIPQD